A window from Vigna angularis cultivar LongXiaoDou No.4 chromosome 7, ASM1680809v1, whole genome shotgun sequence encodes these proteins:
- the LOC108338532 gene encoding tyrosine-protein phosphatase DSP1 isoform X3 — protein MQVAAELQHTHHRQDTPMCRQIQLTISDHTLSHTTAVAGDGVSDKLDGEDLFIPPLNFAMVDNGIFRSGFPEPANFSFLQTLGLRSIIYLCPEPYPEANMEFLKSNGIKLYHFGIEGHKEPFVNIPEDTIREALKVVLDVRNHPVIIHCKRGKHRTGCLVGCYRKLQKWCLSSVFDEYQRFAAAKARVSDQSLE, from the exons ATGCAAGTGGCGGCAGAACTTCAACACACCCATCACCGCCAAGACACTCCGATGTGCCGCCAAATCCAGCTCACCATATCCGATCACACCCTCTCGCACACTACTGCTGTCGCCGGGGATGGCGTCTCCGACAAGCTTGACGGGGAGGATCTCTTCATTCCGCCTCTCAACTTCGCCATGGTTGATAATGGCATTTTCCGCTCTGGCTTCCCAGAACCTGCCAACTTCTCCTTCCTCCAAACCCTTGGCCTCCGCTCCATCAT ATATTTGTGTCCCGAACCGTATCCGGAGGCCAACATGGAGTTCCTCAAGTCAAATGGGATCAAGCTTTATCATTTTGGAATCGAGGGTCATAAG GAACCTTTTGTGAACATCCCAGAGGACACAATCCGTGAAGCGCTGAAAGTTGTCCTTG ATGTCAGGAATCACCCAGTTATAATTCACTGTAAGCGGGGAAAG CACCGAACGGGTTGTTTGGTAGGATGCTATAGAAAATTGCAGAAGTGGTGCTTGTCATCTGTGTTTGATGAGTATCAGCGATTTGCAGCTGCGAAAGCAAGAGTTTCAGATCAGAG TTTGGAGTGA
- the LOC108338532 gene encoding tyrosine-protein phosphatase DSP1 isoform X2 codes for MQVAAELQHTHHRQDTPMCRQIQLTISDHTLSHTTAVAGDGVSDKLDGEDLFIPPLNFAMVDNGIFRSGFPEPANFSFLQTLGLRSIIYLCPEPYPEANMEFLKSNGIKLYHFGIEGHKEPFVNIPEDTIREALKVVLDVRNHPVIIHCKRGKHRTGCLVGCYRKLQKWCLSSVFDEYQRFAAAKARVSDQSELHVLPLNK; via the exons ATGCAAGTGGCGGCAGAACTTCAACACACCCATCACCGCCAAGACACTCCGATGTGCCGCCAAATCCAGCTCACCATATCCGATCACACCCTCTCGCACACTACTGCTGTCGCCGGGGATGGCGTCTCCGACAAGCTTGACGGGGAGGATCTCTTCATTCCGCCTCTCAACTTCGCCATGGTTGATAATGGCATTTTCCGCTCTGGCTTCCCAGAACCTGCCAACTTCTCCTTCCTCCAAACCCTTGGCCTCCGCTCCATCAT ATATTTGTGTCCCGAACCGTATCCGGAGGCCAACATGGAGTTCCTCAAGTCAAATGGGATCAAGCTTTATCATTTTGGAATCGAGGGTCATAAG GAACCTTTTGTGAACATCCCAGAGGACACAATCCGTGAAGCGCTGAAAGTTGTCCTTG ATGTCAGGAATCACCCAGTTATAATTCACTGTAAGCGGGGAAAG CACCGAACGGGTTGTTTGGTAGGATGCTATAGAAAATTGCAGAAGTGGTGCTTGTCATCTGTGTTTGATGAGTATCAGCGATTTGCAGCTGCGAAAGCAAGAGTTTCAGATCAGAG TGAACTCCATGTTCTTCCATTAAATAAATAG
- the LOC108338532 gene encoding probable tyrosine-protein phosphatase DSP4 isoform X1, with protein sequence MQVAAELQHTHHRQDTPMCRQIQLTISDHTLSHTTAVAGDGVSDKLDGEDLFIPPLNFAMVDNGIFRSGFPEPANFSFLQTLGLRSIIYLCPEPYPEANMEFLKSNGIKLYHFGIEGHKEPFVNIPEDTIREALKVVLDVRNHPVIIHCKRGKHRTGCLVGCYRKLQKWCLSSVFDEYQRFAAAKARVSDQRFVELFDISSMKHLPITFSCLKR encoded by the exons ATGCAAGTGGCGGCAGAACTTCAACACACCCATCACCGCCAAGACACTCCGATGTGCCGCCAAATCCAGCTCACCATATCCGATCACACCCTCTCGCACACTACTGCTGTCGCCGGGGATGGCGTCTCCGACAAGCTTGACGGGGAGGATCTCTTCATTCCGCCTCTCAACTTCGCCATGGTTGATAATGGCATTTTCCGCTCTGGCTTCCCAGAACCTGCCAACTTCTCCTTCCTCCAAACCCTTGGCCTCCGCTCCATCAT ATATTTGTGTCCCGAACCGTATCCGGAGGCCAACATGGAGTTCCTCAAGTCAAATGGGATCAAGCTTTATCATTTTGGAATCGAGGGTCATAAG GAACCTTTTGTGAACATCCCAGAGGACACAATCCGTGAAGCGCTGAAAGTTGTCCTTG ATGTCAGGAATCACCCAGTTATAATTCACTGTAAGCGGGGAAAG CACCGAACGGGTTGTTTGGTAGGATGCTATAGAAAATTGCAGAAGTGGTGCTTGTCATCTGTGTTTGATGAGTATCAGCGATTTGCAGCTGCGAAAGCAAGAGTTTCAGATCAGAGGTTTGTAGAGTTGTTTGATATTTCCAGCATGAAACATTTGCCTATAACCTTTTCATGTCTGAAGAGGTAA